The Streptomyces sp. HUAS CB01 genome has a segment encoding these proteins:
- a CDS encoding DUF5709 domain-containing protein, protein MSDSRADDVYQPTGDNEEQGDAAHLDLEDALDEPDYDQILDQGYSPPERPFGVNRVGTTAAEQREGETLDQRLAEELPDVATDDWDGIGDLPGGEGEPIDEEVGTWRAGRLVAPDEGTRPDTDKQLFATDVGIDAGAAGAEEAAVHVVVEEDEAESPDAEL, encoded by the coding sequence ATGAGCGACAGCAGGGCCGACGACGTCTACCAGCCGACCGGCGACAACGAGGAGCAGGGGGACGCGGCCCACCTGGACCTCGAGGACGCCCTGGACGAGCCGGACTACGACCAGATACTCGACCAGGGGTACTCCCCGCCGGAGAGGCCGTTCGGCGTGAACAGGGTGGGGACGACGGCGGCGGAACAGCGCGAGGGCGAGACGCTCGACCAGCGGCTGGCGGAGGAGCTCCCCGACGTCGCGACCGACGACTGGGACGGTATCGGCGACCTGCCCGGCGGTGAGGGCGAGCCGATCGACGAGGAGGTCGGCACCTGGCGGGCGGGACGGCTGGTGGCGCCCGACGAGGGAACCCGCCCGGACACGGACAAGCAGCTGTTCGCCACCGACGTGGGCATCGACGCGGGAGCCGCCGGCGCGGAGGAGGCCGCGGTGCACGTCGTGGTCGAGGAGGACGAAGCCGAATCCCCCGACGCCGAGCTGTGA
- a CDS encoding DUF6114 domain-containing protein, with product MLLTSGRPGAASRLALSSLSRARVLLGAVRAVRPPRRSDVVDARRRFRAWRGSRPFWAGLFTLGAGLPIIYLPYVPLSLSGVPLALSTTAGAGALLTGTLLVVLGISLWCRPQTRVFAGITALLLSLVSFPVANFGGLFLGLFAGLIGGSLALAWAAPDESVCVARRAQDGPGPSARPAEVRSPS from the coding sequence ATGCTTCTGACCTCCGGGCGTCCAGGCGCCGCCTCCCGGCTCGCCCTCTCCTCGCTGTCGCGGGCCCGGGTGCTTCTCGGGGCCGTACGGGCCGTCCGTCCGCCCCGGCGCTCCGACGTCGTCGACGCCCGCCGGCGCTTCCGGGCCTGGCGCGGGAGCCGGCCGTTCTGGGCGGGCCTGTTCACCCTCGGGGCGGGCCTGCCCATCATCTACCTCCCCTACGTGCCGCTGAGCCTGTCGGGCGTCCCGCTGGCGCTGTCCACCACGGCGGGCGCGGGGGCGCTGCTGACCGGGACGCTCCTCGTCGTGCTGGGCATCAGCCTGTGGTGCCGGCCGCAGACACGTGTGTTCGCAGGGATCACGGCGCTGCTGCTGTCGCTCGTCTCCTTTCCCGTGGCGAACTTCGGAGGGCTGTTCCTCGGTCTCTTCGCAGGTCTGATCGGCGGCTCGCTGGCCCTCGCCTGGGCCGCCCCCGACGAGAGCGTGTGCGTGGCCCGCAGGGCGCAGGACGGTCCCGGGCCGTCCGCCCGGCCCGCGGAGGTCCGCTCGCCGTCATGA
- a CDS encoding VOC family protein has translation MGRVLSGRGGFEYAHSDLTEHDYHVRMAVDLFAGIAVNDYAAALTWYERLLGAPPAFLPNDTEAVWELAEHRYVYIEHLPRRAGHAMHTVFVEDFDAVVAGITDRGLEPATRETYANGVRKATYRDPDGNEIAFGGGPA, from the coding sequence GTGGGCCGTGTGCTGTCAGGGCGCGGCGGCTTCGAGTACGCGCACAGCGACCTGACCGAGCACGACTACCATGTCCGGATGGCCGTCGACCTCTTCGCAGGCATCGCCGTCAACGACTACGCCGCGGCTCTCACCTGGTACGAGCGGCTGCTCGGCGCTCCCCCGGCCTTCCTCCCGAACGACACGGAGGCGGTGTGGGAACTGGCGGAACACCGCTACGTGTACATCGAGCACCTGCCCCGGCGCGCCGGGCACGCGATGCACACCGTCTTCGTCGAGGACTTCGACGCCGTCGTCGCCGGCATCACGGACCGGGGCCTCGAGCCCGCGACACGCGAGACCTATGCGAACGGCGTGCGCAAGGCCACGTACCGCGATCCGGACGGGAACGAGATCGCGTTCGGCGGCGGCCCCGCCTGA
- the ppk2 gene encoding polyphosphate kinase 2, giving the protein MDRETRDASTARGSAEADEPEGTAGERAPERPARPRADTPATATGAETALLRGLRIDDARPEQPVLLDGDGTPIDTWRENHPYDHKLGRRAYEREKRVLQIELLKLQKWVRDNGRRMVVVCEGRDAAGKGGTIKRFTERLNPRGARVVALDKPTEREAGQWYFQRYVSQLPAAGEIVFFDRSWYNRAGVERVMDFCTPEEYRHFLSQAPVFEKLLTDDGVMLVKFWFSVSRSEQRTRFAIRQVDPVRRWKLSPTDLSSLDRWDDYTRAKVDMFRETDTPHAPWTVVKNNDKRRGRLEAMRHLLLRADYAGKDPEAVGKADPLIIGAADTLLERGEEPADLTPTPLAPHDDGPGNHPGRR; this is encoded by the coding sequence ATGGACCGGGAGACCCGCGACGCCTCCACGGCGCGAGGGTCCGCCGAGGCGGACGAGCCGGAGGGCACGGCAGGGGAGCGCGCTCCGGAGCGTCCGGCAAGGCCGAGGGCCGACACCCCGGCGACGGCGACCGGGGCCGAAACCGCTCTGCTCAGGGGGCTGCGGATCGACGACGCCCGCCCCGAGCAGCCCGTGCTGCTCGACGGCGACGGCACGCCGATCGACACCTGGCGCGAGAACCACCCCTACGACCACAAGCTCGGCCGCAGGGCCTACGAGCGCGAGAAGCGGGTGCTGCAGATCGAGCTGCTGAAACTGCAGAAGTGGGTCCGCGACAACGGCCGGCGCATGGTCGTCGTGTGCGAGGGGCGGGACGCGGCGGGCAAGGGCGGCACGATCAAGCGGTTCACCGAGCGCCTCAATCCCCGTGGCGCGCGCGTGGTGGCCCTGGACAAGCCCACCGAACGGGAGGCCGGCCAGTGGTACTTCCAGCGGTACGTGTCCCAACTCCCCGCCGCGGGCGAGATCGTCTTCTTCGACCGCTCCTGGTACAACCGGGCGGGCGTGGAGCGGGTCATGGACTTCTGCACTCCCGAGGAGTACCGCCACTTCCTCTCCCAGGCGCCGGTCTTCGAGAAACTGCTGACGGACGACGGGGTCATGCTGGTCAAGTTCTGGTTCTCGGTGTCCCGGAGCGAACAGCGCACACGGTTCGCGATCCGCCAGGTCGACCCCGTACGCCGGTGGAAGCTCTCCCCCACCGACCTCTCGTCGCTGGACCGCTGGGACGACTACACCCGGGCCAAGGTCGACATGTTCCGGGAGACCGACACGCCTCACGCACCGTGGACGGTGGTGAAGAACAACGACAAGCGACGCGGCCGGCTGGAGGCGATGCGTCATCTGCTGCTGCGCGCCGACTACGCGGGCAAGGACCCCGAGGCGGTCGGGAAGGCGGACCCGCTGATCATCGGTGCCGCGGACACGCTGCTGGAGCGCGGCGAGGAGCCGGCCGACCTGACGCCCACTCCCCTGGCGCCGCACGACGACGGGCCCGGCAACCATCCAGGACGGCGGTGA
- a CDS encoding helix-turn-helix transcriptional regulator has protein sequence MDEPAEIGRRVQRRRAQLGLTQRQLAEPSYTPAYISTLEAGKVRPSETALRFLAERLGTSFEELSTGRPAHLATELRLALTDAQRELATGSAEDAAVSYRRLLTDAEHLELTVEQAEALLGLGECALETGQLDNARRHFEAAERLLGGEPLPRRARAIRGRAVAHLLAGELRYACYLLEATIDELNGSGLADPEALVLLYAAIIGPYIDMGAHARAAHAAELALALAPQVDDPALVAGMHRQVARTFLAEGRTADADASLAKAQAIYRQLRLRTDLAHCHWMRGYVQAQDGELVLAEQELRTARDMLTAKRAVLFAAQVEVELADVLRRLGRLDEASELLTALLELGDRHGAVHAGGSHRLLGLIAEERGDADAAEEHYVLALGLLERSGASGDLADLCRLLGDLLRREGRTEAALDAYRTGLGHRAAPGTTTLGPAPATPSFLQR, from the coding sequence GTGGACGAACCGGCCGAGATCGGCCGCCGTGTGCAGCGACGACGTGCGCAGCTCGGGCTGACCCAGCGGCAGTTGGCGGAACCCTCGTACACCCCGGCCTACATCTCCACCCTCGAGGCGGGGAAGGTCCGGCCGTCCGAGACGGCGCTGCGCTTCCTCGCCGAGCGGCTCGGCACGTCGTTCGAGGAGCTGTCCACGGGCCGCCCCGCCCACCTCGCCACCGAACTCCGGCTCGCCCTCACCGACGCCCAGCGCGAGCTCGCCACGGGTTCCGCCGAGGACGCCGCCGTGAGCTACCGGCGGCTCCTCACCGACGCCGAGCACCTGGAACTCACCGTCGAGCAGGCCGAAGCGCTGCTCGGACTCGGCGAATGCGCGCTGGAGACAGGGCAGCTGGACAACGCGAGGAGGCACTTCGAGGCGGCGGAGCGGCTCCTGGGCGGCGAACCGCTGCCCCGGCGGGCGCGCGCGATACGGGGACGCGCCGTCGCCCATCTGCTGGCCGGCGAACTCCGCTACGCCTGCTACCTCCTCGAAGCCACGATCGACGAACTGAACGGCAGCGGCCTGGCCGATCCCGAGGCCCTGGTCCTGCTCTACGCGGCCATCATCGGCCCGTACATCGACATGGGGGCCCATGCCCGCGCCGCCCATGCCGCCGAACTCGCCCTGGCCCTGGCCCCGCAGGTCGACGATCCGGCACTCGTGGCGGGGATGCACCGGCAGGTCGCCCGCACCTTCCTCGCGGAGGGCCGCACCGCCGATGCCGACGCCTCCCTCGCCAAGGCGCAGGCCATCTACCGTCAGCTGCGGTTGCGGACCGACCTCGCGCACTGCCACTGGATGCGCGGTTACGTACAGGCGCAGGACGGCGAACTGGTCCTCGCGGAGCAGGAACTGCGCACCGCGCGGGACATGCTGACCGCGAAGCGCGCCGTGCTCTTCGCCGCACAGGTGGAGGTCGAGCTGGCGGATGTGCTGCGGCGCCTCGGCCGTCTCGACGAGGCGTCCGAGCTGCTCACCGCGCTGCTCGAACTGGGCGACCGGCACGGCGCGGTGCACGCGGGCGGATCGCACCGGCTCCTCGGGCTGATCGCGGAGGAACGCGGGGACGCCGATGCCGCCGAGGAGCACTACGTCCTGGCCCTGGGGCTGCTCGAACGCAGCGGGGCCAGCGGGGACCTCGCCGATCTGTGCCGCCTGCTGGGCGACCTCCTGCGGCGCGAGGGCCGCACCGAGGCCGCGCTGGACGCGTACCGCACGGGCCTGGGCCATCGTGCGGCCCCGGGCACGACGACCCTGGGCCCGGCCCCGGCGACACCGTCGTTCCTGCAGCGCTGA
- a CDS encoding DUF6230 family protein, whose product MSHSIGRTRWKRFAAVLVPSVAAAAALGVGMAEGALAASFLIAGRTFQISADTLDVRGLSIYGMVDVTRNGTPVPVTVTGFRHAEIGGLCQSVVVPIPVLGPYTLRLTGGEDERVEAKNMFIDSKTLTIGQAEFEDIETGVAAGAVAKGPINPGDRHSRYFDADGIAQQARSAELTDVQVTAVAVTAATLNVPDLTMRLKQGTRECF is encoded by the coding sequence ATGTCGCACAGCATCGGCAGGACACGATGGAAGCGCTTCGCCGCGGTGCTGGTGCCGTCGGTCGCCGCCGCCGCGGCCCTGGGCGTCGGGATGGCGGAAGGAGCGCTCGCCGCGTCGTTCCTGATCGCGGGCCGGACCTTCCAGATCAGCGCCGACACACTGGACGTCCGGGGGCTCAGCATCTACGGCATGGTGGACGTGACCAGGAACGGCACCCCGGTGCCCGTCACGGTCACCGGCTTCCGTCACGCCGAGATCGGCGGCCTGTGCCAGTCCGTGGTGGTCCCCATCCCCGTCCTCGGCCCCTACACGCTGCGGCTCACCGGCGGCGAGGACGAGCGGGTCGAGGCGAAGAACATGTTCATCGACTCCAAGACCCTGACGATCGGTCAGGCCGAGTTCGAGGACATCGAGACCGGTGTGGCGGCGGGCGCCGTCGCCAAGGGACCGATCAACCCCGGGGACAGGCACTCGCGGTACTTCGACGCCGACGGCATCGCCCAGCAGGCACGGTCCGCCGAGCTGACGGACGTGCAGGTGACCGCGGTCGCGGTGACGGCCGCGACGCTCAACGTCCCCGATCTGACCATGCGGCTCAAGCAGGGGACGCGCGAATGCTTCTGA
- the map gene encoding type I methionyl aminopeptidase: MVEIKTDTALEAMREAGRVVAHALAAARAAAAVGVRPRELDEAARAVLAEAGARSPFLGYQPSFAPRPFPAVICTSVNDAVSHGIPDDHPLRDGDLVSVDCGAELDGWTGDAAISFTVGTPRPADLELIAATQQALDAGIAAATVGHRIGDISHAIGAVARKAGCGMPADFGGHGIGRRMHEDPHVPNRGRPGRGFPLRHGLALALEPMLMAGGRDDYRTDPDGWTLRTIDGSRAAHIEHTIAITEDGPRILTLP; encoded by the coding sequence ATGGTGGAGATCAAGACCGACACGGCGCTGGAGGCGATGCGGGAAGCCGGACGCGTCGTGGCCCACGCACTCGCGGCCGCCCGCGCGGCGGCAGCCGTAGGAGTTCGTCCGAGGGAGCTCGACGAAGCCGCCCGCGCCGTTCTCGCCGAGGCCGGAGCGCGTTCTCCCTTCCTGGGCTACCAGCCCTCCTTCGCCCCGCGCCCCTTCCCGGCCGTGATCTGCACGTCCGTGAACGACGCCGTCTCGCACGGAATCCCCGACGACCACCCCCTGCGCGACGGCGACCTGGTCAGCGTCGACTGCGGAGCCGAACTCGACGGCTGGACCGGCGACGCCGCGATCAGCTTCACCGTCGGCACCCCTCGCCCCGCCGACCTCGAACTCATCGCCGCCACCCAGCAGGCCCTGGACGCCGGCATCGCAGCCGCCACCGTCGGCCACCGCATCGGGGACATCTCCCATGCCATCGGCGCGGTGGCCCGCAAGGCCGGCTGCGGCATGCCGGCCGACTTCGGCGGCCACGGCATCGGCCGCCGGATGCACGAAGACCCCCACGTCCCCAACCGCGGGCGGCCCGGCCGCGGCTTCCCCCTGCGCCACGGCCTCGCCCTCGCCCTCGAACCCATGCTCATGGCCGGGGGACGCGACGACTACCGCACCGACCCCGACGGATGGACCCTGCGCACGATCGACGGCAGCCGAGCCGCCCACATCGAACACACCATCGCCATCACCGAGGACGGCCCCCGCATTCTCACCCTGCCCTGA
- a CDS encoding glyceraldehyde-3-phosphate dehydrogenase gives MTVNEDSFTNWKHREEIAESMIPIIGKLHRERDVTVLLHSRSLVNKSVVSILKTHRFARQIAGEELSVTETLPFLQALTALDLGPSQIDIGMLAATYRTDDRGLSVEEFTAEAVAGATGDNKIERRAPRDVVLYGFGRIGRLVARLLIEKAGSGNGLRLRAIVVRRGGDQDIVKRASLLRRDSIHGQFQGTITVDEANSTIIANGNEIKVIYAGDPSEIDYTAYGINDAILIDNTGKWRDREGLSTHLRPGIDKVVLTAPGKGDVPNIVHGVNHDTIKPDEQILSCASCTTNAIVPPLKAMADEYGVLRGHVETVHSFTNDQNLLDNYHKADRRGRSAPLNMVITETGAASAVAKALPDLKAPITGSSIRVPVPDVSIAILSLRLGRETTREEVLDYLRHVSLTSPLKRQIDFITAPDAVSNDFIGSRHASIVDAGATKVDGDNAILYLWYDNEFGYSCQVIRVVQHVSGVEYPTYPAPVA, from the coding sequence GTGACTGTCAACGAGGACTCGTTCACAAACTGGAAGCATCGCGAGGAGATCGCGGAGTCGATGATCCCGATCATCGGGAAGCTGCACCGTGAGCGGGACGTCACCGTCCTGCTGCACAGCCGCTCCCTGGTGAACAAGTCGGTGGTCAGCATTCTCAAGACCCATCGCTTCGCCCGCCAGATCGCCGGTGAGGAGCTCTCGGTCACCGAGACGCTGCCGTTCCTGCAGGCTCTCACCGCGCTCGATCTCGGGCCTTCCCAGATCGACATCGGCATGCTCGCCGCGACGTACCGGACGGACGACCGCGGTCTCTCGGTGGAGGAGTTCACCGCGGAGGCCGTCGCCGGCGCCACCGGCGACAACAAGATCGAGCGCCGTGCCCCGCGCGACGTCGTGCTCTACGGCTTCGGCCGCATCGGCCGGCTCGTCGCCCGTCTGCTCATCGAGAAGGCCGGCTCCGGAAACGGTCTCCGGCTGCGAGCCATCGTCGTCCGCCGGGGCGGTGACCAGGACATCGTCAAGCGTGCCTCGCTGCTGCGACGGGACTCGATCCACGGCCAGTTCCAGGGCACGATCACCGTCGACGAGGCGAACAGCACGATCATCGCCAACGGCAACGAGATCAAGGTCATCTACGCGGGCGACCCGTCGGAGATCGACTACACGGCCTACGGCATCAACGACGCCATCCTCATCGACAACACGGGCAAGTGGCGGGACCGCGAGGGCCTGTCGACCCACCTGCGCCCCGGTATCGACAAGGTCGTCCTGACCGCCCCGGGCAAGGGCGACGTCCCCAACATCGTGCACGGTGTCAACCACGACACGATCAAGCCGGACGAGCAGATCCTCTCCTGCGCGTCCTGCACCACCAACGCGATCGTCCCGCCGCTGAAGGCCATGGCGGACGAGTACGGCGTGCTGCGCGGCCACGTGGAGACCGTCCACTCGTTCACCAACGACCAGAACCTGCTGGACAATTACCACAAGGCCGACCGCCGCGGCCGTTCCGCGCCGCTCAACATGGTCATCACCGAGACCGGCGCCGCCTCCGCCGTGGCCAAGGCGCTGCCCGACCTCAAGGCGCCGATCACCGGCAGCTCGATCCGCGTCCCCGTCCCGGACGTCTCGATCGCGATCCTCAGCCTGCGGCTCGGCCGTGAGACCACCCGCGAGGAAGTCCTGGACTACCTCCGCCATGTCTCGCTGACCTCGCCGCTCAAGCGCCAGATCGACTTCATCACCGCGCCCGACGCGGTCTCCAACGACTTCATCGGCTCGCGCCACGCGTCGATCGTCGACGCCGGAGCCACGAAGGTCGACGGCGACAACGCGATCCTCTACCTCTGGTACGACAACGAGTTCGGCTACTCGTGCCAGGTGATCCGTGTCGTCCAGCACGTCTCCGGGGTGGAGTACCCGACCTACCCGGCGCCGGTGGCCTGA
- a CDS encoding M1 family metallopeptidase — translation MHPRLGLRSLAPAAALIVLGGAPMTGVDGHPAGSEAHGTAGAAGARDPYFPALGNGGYDVRHYALALDYEPASHRLGGTAEITARASQDLSAFNFDLHGLSVRSATVDGAPAAVTRAGDELTLRPARAIRDGGVFRAVVRYDGTPRTLTDSGDTREGWLRTADGAIALGQPQGSMTWFPGNHHPGDKATFDITVTVPEGLTAVSNGELRSQRPTSEGRRTTFAWRSAQPMATYLATVGIGAYDITRSRPGAAGVPVYAAVDRTVAPRVGELLDRIPELTDWSVRKFGPYPFSSTGAIVEREGDVDYALETQSRSVFTEDSFDPATLVHELAHQWYGDSVTPRTWRDVWLSEGFATYAEWLYLEEFEDVPVRESFEDAFGSDDNWAFPPAEQPDAGQLLGDPVYERGAMALQKVREAVGDTAFFSVLRGWAETHRHGNASTQDFTAYVERESGKDLGALWDVWLYGDGRPERP, via the coding sequence GTGCATCCGCGGCTCGGTCTCCGCAGCCTGGCTCCGGCCGCCGCCCTGATCGTGCTCGGCGGCGCGCCGATGACCGGCGTGGACGGACACCCCGCCGGAAGTGAGGCCCACGGCACGGCCGGGGCCGCCGGCGCGCGGGATCCGTACTTCCCGGCCCTGGGCAACGGCGGCTACGACGTGCGGCACTACGCGCTCGCGCTCGACTACGAGCCGGCGTCGCACCGGCTCGGTGGCACGGCAGAGATCACCGCGCGCGCCTCCCAGGACCTCAGCGCCTTCAATTTCGACCTCCACGGGCTCTCCGTACGCTCCGCGACCGTCGACGGGGCGCCCGCCGCCGTCACCCGGGCCGGCGACGAACTGACCCTGCGCCCCGCACGCGCCATCCGCGACGGAGGCGTCTTCCGTGCCGTCGTCCGCTACGACGGCACGCCGCGCACGCTCACGGACTCCGGGGACACCCGTGAGGGCTGGCTGAGGACCGCCGACGGCGCGATCGCGCTCGGGCAGCCGCAGGGCTCCATGACCTGGTTCCCGGGCAACCACCACCCCGGCGACAAGGCGACGTTCGACATCACCGTCACGGTTCCCGAGGGCCTGACGGCCGTCTCCAACGGGGAGTTGCGCTCCCAGCGCCCGACCTCCGAGGGCAGGCGCACCACGTTCGCGTGGCGCTCCGCACAACCCATGGCGACGTACCTCGCCACGGTCGGCATCGGAGCGTACGACATCACGAGGTCCCGGCCGGGGGCTGCGGGGGTACCCGTCTACGCCGCCGTGGACAGAACGGTCGCGCCCCGGGTCGGCGAACTGCTGGACCGCATCCCCGAGCTCACGGACTGGTCGGTGCGGAAGTTCGGCCCGTACCCGTTCTCCTCGACCGGTGCGATCGTCGAACGCGAGGGCGACGTGGACTACGCGCTGGAGACGCAGAGCCGGTCGGTCTTCACGGAGGACTCGTTCGACCCCGCGACGCTCGTCCACGAACTGGCCCACCAGTGGTACGGGGACTCCGTCACCCCCAGGACGTGGCGGGACGTCTGGCTGAGCGAGGGCTTCGCGACGTACGCGGAGTGGCTCTACCTGGAGGAGTTCGAGGACGTTCCCGTCCGAGAGAGCTTCGAGGACGCCTTCGGCTCCGACGACAACTGGGCCTTCCCGCCGGCCGAACAGCCCGATGCCGGGCAGTTGCTCGGGGATCCGGTATACGAACGCGGCGCGATGGCGCTGCAGAAGGTCCGCGAGGCGGTCGGGGACACCGCGTTCTTCTCCGTGCTGCGCGGCTGGGCGGAGACCCACCGCCACGGCAACGCCTCCACACAGGACTTCACGGCGTACGTGGAGCGGGAGTCGGGCAAGGACCTGGGCGCGCTGTGGGACGTCTGGCTCTACGGCGACGGCAGGCCGGAGCGGCCCTGA
- a CDS encoding phospholipase D-like domain-containing protein — translation MTLEDAVRPAMPEATGTVAAQRLRRRLERLIGVAATEGNEVVPLRNGQEIFPAMLDAIRAAEHTVDMMTFVYWRGQIARDFAAVLADRARAGVRVRLLLDGFGAKEIEQDLLDTMDDAGVQVAWFRKPVWLSPFKQNHRCHRKALIVDEHTAFTGGVGIAEEWCGDARNPGEWRDTHVKVRGPAVDGVAAAFAQNWAECHDEMYDEHDRFVEHTPHGDSVVQVVRGSASIGWQDMQTLIRVMLTSAEKRFRLATAYFAPDEFFVDLLCRTARRGVRVEILLPGPHTDQRACQLAGQHHYTTLLEAGVSIRQYQPTMMHAKVMTVDSVASLIGSTNFNRRSMDHDEEVMLAILDESFTATLDAHFDEDIERSVDIDLARWKRRAAVQRLKEASVAPIRRFL, via the coding sequence ATGACACTCGAAGACGCCGTACGTCCCGCCATGCCCGAAGCCACCGGCACCGTCGCCGCACAGCGGCTGCGACGCAGACTCGAGCGGCTGATCGGCGTGGCGGCGACCGAGGGGAACGAGGTCGTACCGCTGCGCAACGGGCAGGAGATATTCCCCGCCATGCTCGACGCGATCCGCGCGGCGGAGCACACCGTCGACATGATGACGTTCGTCTACTGGCGGGGACAGATCGCCCGCGACTTCGCCGCTGTGCTCGCCGACCGGGCGCGTGCCGGGGTGCGCGTACGCCTGCTCCTCGACGGCTTCGGGGCGAAGGAGATCGAGCAGGACCTCCTGGACACCATGGACGACGCCGGTGTGCAGGTCGCGTGGTTCCGCAAGCCGGTCTGGCTGTCGCCGTTCAAGCAGAACCACCGCTGCCACCGCAAGGCACTGATCGTGGACGAGCACACCGCGTTCACCGGCGGAGTGGGCATCGCCGAGGAATGGTGCGGGGACGCCCGCAACCCGGGCGAGTGGCGCGACACCCACGTCAAGGTCCGCGGACCCGCGGTGGACGGCGTCGCAGCGGCCTTCGCGCAGAACTGGGCCGAGTGCCACGACGAGATGTACGACGAGCACGACCGGTTCGTCGAGCACACCCCGCACGGTGACTCCGTGGTTCAGGTCGTCCGCGGCTCGGCGAGCATCGGCTGGCAGGACATGCAGACGCTGATCCGGGTCATGCTGACCTCCGCCGAGAAGCGCTTCCGCCTGGCGACCGCGTACTTCGCGCCCGACGAGTTCTTCGTCGACCTGCTGTGCCGGACCGCGCGCCGCGGCGTGCGGGTGGAGATCCTGCTTCCCGGCCCGCACACCGACCAGCGTGCCTGCCAGCTCGCGGGCCAGCACCACTACACGACGCTGCTCGAAGCAGGCGTGAGCATCCGGCAGTACCAGCCGACGATGATGCACGCCAAGGTGATGACGGTGGACTCGGTGGCGTCCCTGATCGGTTCCACCAACTTCAACCGGCGCTCCATGGACCACGACGAGGAGGTGATGCTCGCCATCCTCGACGAGTCCTTCACCGCGACCCTCGACGCCCACTTCGACGAGGACATCGAGCGCAGTGTGGACATCGATCTCGCCCGCTGGAAGCGGCGCGCCGCCGTTCAGCGCCTCAAGGAGGCGTCCGTGGCCCCGATCCGGCGGTTCCTGTAG
- a CDS encoding PRC-barrel domain-containing protein — MSEHMWAYVPTSGHNRDDDLTGYRVEATDGDIGKVDKHSNEVGSQYIVVDTGVWIFGKEVLLPAGTITVVDHDERRIIVSRTKDEIKAAPEFDKEKHLGDPAYRDQLGGYYSSGH; from the coding sequence GTGAGCGAGCACATGTGGGCCTACGTACCGACCAGCGGGCACAACCGCGACGACGACCTGACGGGTTATCGGGTGGAGGCGACCGACGGGGACATCGGCAAGGTCGACAAGCACTCCAACGAGGTCGGCTCCCAGTACATCGTCGTGGACACCGGAGTGTGGATCTTCGGCAAGGAGGTCCTGCTCCCGGCCGGCACCATCACGGTCGTCGACCACGACGAGAGGCGCATCATCGTGTCCCGCACGAAGGACGAGATCAAGGCCGCGCCGGAGTTCGACAAGGAGAAGCATCTCGGCGACCCGGCCTACCGCGACCAGTTGGGCGGCTACTACAGCTCCGGCCACTGA